The Leptospira paudalimensis region CCAAAATGGAGATGATATCCTTCGTGGAAGCTCCCACTTTATTTAAGGCACCCACCACATCCGAAACCTGGGTGGTTTCCTTCAGGACAAAAACAGACTCACCCTTTCCATCATCTTGGATGGGAAAAAAATACCGTGCTTTGTCTCTGTTTGCAATTTGGATGGTTAGGCCTTGTTGGGAAATGGCCACTTCATCAATGGCTATGTTTGCTCCCATTACAATCGTTCCTGTCCGTTCATTGATGACAACTCTTGCCACCGGAGAGGAATTGATAGTCAGGTTTTCTAATTTGGATAAAAAGGTAAGATCTAATTTTGGTGCACCAGTCACTAATTCACCATTCGGACCAGTCGTATCTTTTGCCATCGGTAGAGGAACAAGTATTTCTGTTGGTGACACCACTTCAGGTACCACCGATAATTCAGCGGTGATGGTGTCCACAATGGCTCCCATGGTTGTGTAATCTTTTTCGAGTAATGTGAGTTTCACTGATTTGGTGATGGGTGCATTTGGAATGGATTTTTCCAAAATAGCTCCAAAGGGAACAAGAGCCGTGTTCGAACCAGATTTTTTATCAGCACCTCTCTTTTTTTCCTTACCACCAAACACGAGTACACCGGATGCAACGGCTATCGTTTCGCCATTACCGGCTTTCAGTGGAGATTGGAGTAATACCCCACCTTCTAGAGAACGGGCATCACCAAGAGAGGATACAACCACATCAATTTTATCCCCTTCTTTTAAATTCACAGGGACATTCGCAGTGATGAGAACTGAGGCAGTATTTTTGGCATCTCGCAAATTCTTTTTGGTATTTACCCCAAGACCTGCGAGGTAGTTTTGAAGTGCTTCCTCAGTCAAAGGGTTTTTAGTATCCCCAGTTCCATTTAGTCCTACTACAAGACCAAATCCAGTCAGTTGGTTTTCCCGAACCGCATCAATCCGAACCAAATCCTTAAGCCTCGTTTCCACAGCAAAAAGGGAACTGTTTAGACAAATCAAAGAGAATACATAAATGAACAAAGAGGTAACCTTTGTTTGAAATAATTTCTGTTTCGAAATCGAAGCATTATTGGAAAAGTCAATTTCTGTGAAAGTTTGTTTCAGTTTGTTGTTTCGAATCATAAAGGATTACTCACTTTCACCTAAGAGTCGTTTAATGTTTTTTAAGATGATTTCCTGTTTTTCTTTGTCTGAAAGTTCTGCTTTTTCTGTCACAGATCCATCAGGATTTGTAATCCGTTTCATTTGGATATTGGGATCATTTAGTTCTTTGGGATTCAGAGTGCCTTGGTATTCTACTCGTAAATTGGCGATGAGGTCACTCGGAATGAAACGATTTTTATCTAGGTCTTCTGGTGAAATTGTTCCCGATAAACGTAAGTTAATTCTTTCTTCCGAAAGATTAAACACACGACTGCCTTCTAATTCTAAATTGCCAGTACCTGGATCAATTCCGGTCACAAGAACTGCCATCACACCCACTACTTTCCCCTGGGATTTGGATTTTCCCACTTTGGATCGCATATAGGTAGAGTTTGCAGTATAATTGGGTAGGTCTGGGACTAATTTTTTATCAGGAACGGTTTTGATATCATTGTCAAAGGTTGCTTTGTATTCGGATTCATATTCCACTCGAAGTCCATTTTTCAAAACCACTTTCACAACAGTCCCTGGTTGGATGGTTTTAGGATAGGAATACGGGTCTTTGTCCTTCCATAAGGATTCTGCAGATAAGGTAGGTGACAATGTGAAGGAAGAAAACAAAACTCGGAACTCACCAAAATAAGTGATCATCCCACAGAAAAAAACAATCATACAGCTTGATTTGGATTTTAAAAAGTACATCTCTTATCTCTCTTCCAAAAGGCATACACCTTCGTTTTGTACACGAGCTCGAATGGTCTTTTGGGAAGCCAAATTGAGGAGTGGAATTTCTTCCCCCTTATTGCCAGAAGCAAGAGCTCTTGTTTTGATTTTTAATAATAGATTTCCAATCGTGTAGACAAGTTCCACTTCTTGGCCTCGTTCAATGGTATGGAGAGTACGTACTTGTTTTTTTTCAATGGCAGTGTCTGGTAAAAATCCATTGAGAGCCGTTTTACCCACAGGGTTTTCCTCAGTGAATTCTCGGAATGAATCTGCAGAAAAAAAACTACGTAGTTCTACATCGTTTTCTGTTAAAACCGTTTTTGCTGGAATTTCTTTAGTCGTGAAGTAAGCTTTTTTCTTTTCTTCAATGAGGAAGGGAATGGATTCCGAATGAACCAGTTTCCCTTCGAAGTAAAAATCCAATGGAAACAAACGTTTCCCTGCATGTAAAGAATGGCCAAGGCTACGCCATACGGGAGAAGTTCCCGAAATGATGGGAAAGGATTCCTTCTCTGATTGGATCCGAAAGTTTTCACCGATTTCGCCTAACCCATTTGGGTTCGCAAGTGAGAGAGCTTTCCAAAGAGACTCTTCTAATTCTTTTTTGGATACATGGGAAGTTTTCGGAAGGAGAATCCCTTCTTTCCCCATCACCTGGAACGATATTCCTTCTCCAAATTCTTTGGTATAAAGAGAAGTAATTGTATCCGAAAGTGATTCAGGGCTAATGATGATGGGTGTTTTGACAGAACGAAACACAATTGGATTCCAATTCCCTTTCCAGTTGGTAAATTCAGACAATCGTACCTCACCCATACCCACGATGGTTTTTGGTTTGAGATAGAGTCGGTTGTCTTCTTTGTTTGCAATTACTGGCAAACAGAACACCAAACTAAAAAGGATGGAGATCCAAAATTTCATTAACGTTTTAATCCAATCGCCGTAGAAAGCATGTTATCCGAGGTTTGGATGGTTTTGGAATTGGATTCGTAAGCCCTTTGTGCCACGATCATATTCACCATCTCTTCTACGATTTTCACGTTACTCATTTCTAAGAATCCTTGTAACACACTTCCATACCCTTCTTGGGAAGGCATCCCTGGAATTTCTTGGCCGGAAGCAACGGTTTCACGGAATAAGTTTTTACCCACAGCTTGGAGTCCTGCAGGGTTTACAAATCGGTAAAGTTCCAATTGCCCGATGGTTGTGGGGCGAATGTCATTTCCGATTTTCACTGTGACTTCGCCTTCTTCGGACACCATAAGAGTATTTAAAATTGCATTTTCAGGAAGGATGATGGGTGGTTCGAGAAGATATCCATTCGAAGTCACCACTTGTTGGTTCGAATCAATCTTAAAGGATCCGTCCCGGGAATAAGAAAAAGTGCCATCAGGCATTTGGATTTTAAAAAATGCCATCTCACCAGTGAGAGCTAAATCAAGTTTATTCCCAGTTGCTTGGAAGGAACCAATTTCGAATAACTTCTGTGTGGCGGCAACTTTCACACCATGACCCACATTCACACCAGTTGGGATTTCGGAAACAGAGGTAGCAGGAGTTCCCGCAAGCACTTGGTGTTGGTACACTAAATCTTCAAAGTCCACTCGGTTCTTTTTGAAACCTGTGGTATTCACGTTGGCAAGGTTATTGGCAACGGTATCAATATGAAATTGTTGGGCAATCATCCCGGTAGCGCCGGTCCAAAGGGATCGCATCATAAAAAGGCACCTCTACAGCTTCTATCGGAAGACTGTCAAAAAAGCTAAGTGTCTTTTTTTATGATTATGTCTTATTTTCCTGTACTCCCGAACCCACCCGTCCCACGTTCTGTGGAACCGAGTTCCGTAACCACTTGGATGGGAAATTTCACCACCGCTTGGATCACCATTTGCGCAACACGTGTACCTGGTTCCAAAAGATAATCAGATCCACTGAGATTCAATAGTGGGATGAGGATCTCACCCCGGTAATCGGAGTCAATGGTGCCTGGACAATTGGGCATGATGATTCTCTGTTTTGTGGAAAATCCACTCCGAGGTCGGATTTGGCCTTCATACCCATCAGGGATCGCCATGGCAAGTCCAGTCGGAACCAATACCACTTCCCCCTTCGGAAGGAGAAGATTTTCCGAAAGGCAGGCGGAGAGGTCCATACCCGCAGAACCAACTGTTTTGTATTCAGGGACAACTGCCCCTTCTCTTAGAATCTGGATTTGTAAATGGTTAATTTGATTTTGCATCAAGTTCCCTTTTTTAAACCGATCCACCAAACTGAACGGGAATTTTGGCAAATTGGGTTTCCGTCATATCCCCGACACAAGACAAATGGACTTTGTCTAAACCAAACATTTCTTTGGCGGCAAGATTGATCTCGTCTAAGGTGACTGACTTAATTGCCTTCATACGATCTTCCAAAGAAAAATAGGTACCGTAATAGATT contains the following coding sequences:
- the dut gene encoding dUTP diphosphatase, whose protein sequence is MQNQINHLQIQILREGAVVPEYKTVGSAGMDLSACLSENLLLPKGEVVLVPTGLAMAIPDGYEGQIRPRSGFSTKQRIIMPNCPGTIDSDYRGEILIPLLNLSGSDYLLEPGTRVAQMVIQAVVKFPIQVVTELGSTERGTGGFGSTGK
- a CDS encoding flagellar basal body L-ring protein FlgH, yielding MITYFGEFRVLFSSFTLSPTLSAESLWKDKDPYSYPKTIQPGTVVKVVLKNGLRVEYESEYKATFDNDIKTVPDKKLVPDLPNYTANSTYMRSKVGKSKSQGKVVGVMAVLVTGIDPGTGNLELEGSRVFNLSEERINLRLSGTISPEDLDKNRFIPSDLIANLRVEYQGTLNPKELNDPNIQMKRITNPDGSVTEKAELSDKEKQEIILKNIKRLLGESE
- a CDS encoding flagellar basal body P-ring protein FlgI, whose translation is MIRNNKLKQTFTEIDFSNNASISKQKLFQTKVTSLFIYVFSLICLNSSLFAVETRLKDLVRIDAVRENQLTGFGLVVGLNGTGDTKNPLTEEALQNYLAGLGVNTKKNLRDAKNTASVLITANVPVNLKEGDKIDVVVSSLGDARSLEGGVLLQSPLKAGNGETIAVASGVLVFGGKEKKRGADKKSGSNTALVPFGAILEKSIPNAPITKSVKLTLLEKDYTTMGAIVDTITAELSVVPEVVSPTEILVPLPMAKDTTGPNGELVTGAPKLDLTFLSKLENLTINSSPVARVVINERTGTIVMGANIAIDEVAISQQGLTIQIANRDKARYFFPIQDDGKGESVFVLKETTQVSDVVGALNKVGASTKDIISILEALKKQGALKAELVIQ
- the flgA gene encoding flagellar basal body P-ring formation chaperone FlgA, which codes for MKFWISILFSLVFCLPVIANKEDNRLYLKPKTIVGMGEVRLSEFTNWKGNWNPIVFRSVKTPIIISPESLSDTITSLYTKEFGEGISFQVMGKEGILLPKTSHVSKKELEESLWKALSLANPNGLGEIGENFRIQSEKESFPIISGTSPVWRSLGHSLHAGKRLFPLDFYFEGKLVHSESIPFLIEEKKKAYFTTKEIPAKTVLTENDVELRSFFSADSFREFTEENPVGKTALNGFLPDTAIEKKQVRTLHTIERGQEVELVYTIGNLLLKIKTRALASGNKGEEIPLLNLASQKTIRARVQNEGVCLLEER
- the flgG gene encoding flagellar basal-body rod protein FlgG; amino-acid sequence: MMRSLWTGATGMIAQQFHIDTVANNLANVNTTGFKKNRVDFEDLVYQHQVLAGTPATSVSEIPTGVNVGHGVKVAATQKLFEIGSFQATGNKLDLALTGEMAFFKIQMPDGTFSYSRDGSFKIDSNQQVVTSNGYLLEPPIILPENAILNTLMVSEEGEVTVKIGNDIRPTTIGQLELYRFVNPAGLQAVGKNLFRETVASGQEIPGMPSQEGYGSVLQGFLEMSNVKIVEEMVNMIVAQRAYESNSKTIQTSDNMLSTAIGLKR